ACGGCGTTCATCGCGCCTTCGACGTTGGCGATCAGGCGCTTGCTCGGCACCAGCGTCGGGTGCACGCGCAGCTCGATACCGCCGCCGTCCGCCTGGCGCTTGGCGATGCCCAGCAGCTTGATGCGGTAGCCGAGCTGCTCGGCGTAGCGGATGTCGGCCGCGCCCAGCTTGGTGATGCCTTCGATGTGGGCGCGGTCGAACTGCACCGGGATGCCGAACGCCAGCGCGCTCATCAACGTGGCCTTGTGCGCGGCGTCGACGCCTTCGATGTCGAAGGTCGGGTCGGCTTCGGCATAACCCAGCGCCTGCGCCTGCTTGAGCACGACGTCGAAGTCGAGGCCCTTGTCGCGCATCTCGCTCAGGATGAAATTGGTGGTGCCGTTGATGATGCCGGCGATCCACTGGATGCGGTTGGCGGTCAGGCCTTCACGCAGCGCCTTGATGATCGGGATGCCACCGGCGACGGCGGCCTCGAAGGCGACGATCACGCCCTTTTCGCGCGCGGCGGCGAAGATCTCGGTGCCGTGCACGGCCAGCAGCGCCTTGTTGGCGGTGACGACGTGCTTGCCCGCGGCGATCGCTTCGAGCACCAGCGCGCGGGCGATGCCGTAGCCGCCGATCAGCTCGATGACGATGTCGATCTCGGGGTTGGCGATCACCTCGCGGGCGTCGGCCACCACCTGGACGGCGTCGCCGACGATCTCGCGGGCGCGCTCGACGTTGAGGTCGGCCACCATCGTGATCTCGATGCCACGGCCGGCGCGGCGGCGGATTTCTTCCTGGTTGCGGGCGAGCACGTTGAACGTGCCGCTGCCGACGGTACCGATGCCCAGCAGGCCGACTTGGATGGGTTTCATAGGGACTCTATCGGGCGCACTCGGGCGCCGGTTTCAGGGGAGAAGGAAAAGAGCGACGCGCCTCAGGCGCTGTGGCGCTTGCGGTAGTGGTCGAGGAAACGCGCGATGCGGCTCACCGCGTCGGTCAGGTCGTCCGAATTGGGCAGGAAGACGAGCCGGAAATGGTCGGGCGTGGGCCAGTTGAAGCCGGTGCCCTGGACGATCAGCACCTTCTCTTCGGCCAGCAGTTCGTAGGCGAACTGCTGGTCGTCGGCAATCGGGTACATCTTGGGGTCGAGCCGCGGGAACATGTAGAGCGCCGCCTTGGGCTTGACGCAGGTGACGCCCGGAATCTCGCTCAGCAGCTTGTGCGCGAGGTCGCGCTGGCGGCACAAGCGGCCGGTCGGCACCACCAGGTCCTTGATGCTCTGGTAGCCGCCCAGCGCGGTCTGGATTGCCAGCTGGCCGGGCGTGTTGGCGCACAGGCGCATCGAGGCCAGCATGTTCAGACCTTCGATGTAGTCGCGCGCATGGCGCTTGTCGCCCGACACCACCATCCAGCCGGCGCGGTAGCCGCAGGAGCGGTAGTTCTTGCTCAGGCCGTTGAAGGTCAGGATCAGCACGTCGTCGGCCAACGCCGCGATGCTGGTGTGGGTGTGGCCGTCGTAGAGCGTCTTGTCGTAGATCTCGTCGGCAAAGATGATCAGCTGGTGCTGGCGGGCCACCTCGATCAGCTCCAGCAGCACGCTGTCGGGGTAGAGCGCGCCGGTCGGGTTGTTCGGGTTGATGACGACGATCGCGCGGGTGTTGGGCGTGATCTTGCGGCGGATGTCGGCGATGTCGGGCATCCACTCGGCTTGCTCGTCGCACATGTAGTGCACCGGCTTGCCGCCCGACAGCGCCACCACCGCGGTGTAGAGCGGGTAGTCGGGCGACGGGATCAGCACCTCGTCGCCGTCGTCGAGCAGCGCGTTCATGCTCATGGCGATCAGCTCGGAGGCGCCGTTGCCCAGATAGACGTCATCGACGGTGACGCCCTTGACGCCCTTCTCCTGCGTGTAGTGCACCACCGACTTGCGCGGCGCGAACAGGCCCTTGCTGTCGGTGTAGCCCGCAGCGTGCGGCATGTTGCGGATCATGTCCTGCACGATCTCGTCGGGCGGCTCGAGCCCGAACACGGCGAGGTTGCCGATGTTGAGCTTGATGATCTTGTGGCCCTCTTCCTCCATCTGGCGGGCCTTCTCCAGCACGGGGCCGCGGATGTCGTAGCACACGTTGGCGAGCTTGCTGGATTTGGCGACGGTCTTGAGCACGGGGATTCCTGGAGGACGCAAAGGCACTGCTCGATGAGCGGTCAGCCGCAGGCGCAAAAGCTAGAATTTTATCCGACTGAACCGGTCTGCCACTCGCACACTGCTGCGCGCAAGCCCGGACCCCGCATCCCTACGTCGAGCACCCCGTCACCGTGAAATTCCAGCCCGACCGCATCGAAGGCGTCAACGTCATCACCGGCTACACGTCAGCCAGCATCAACGTCAACGCTCAGCCCTGGGATTGCAGCGTGATCGTCCCGTTCCAGGGCGACATCCTGGCCTGGCCGTGTGCCCGTTTCGACGAACTGGCCGAGTCGCATTTCGAGCCGCTCCTGGCGCTGCGGCCGGAGCTGGTGATCGTCGGCAGCGGGCGTCAACATCGTTTCGTGCCGCCGGTGCTGGTGCGTGCGCTGATCGCCAAAGGCATCGGCGTCGAGAGCATGGACACGCAGGCGGCCTGCCGCACGTACAACATCCTGGCGGGAGAAAGCCGGCGCGTGGTGGCGGCGCTGCTGCTCGATTGACGGAGCACGTGCGCCGCCAACGCCGGCGCCAGAACGCGAGCGACGGCTCACGAGCCTTATAATTGCAGGATTCCGCCCTATAGGGACACGTACCTGCATGACGCCCGCTCTCAATAAATCTCTCCCCGACCTTGAAGCGAACGCCACGGGAGGCATCAAGTTCACTCCTCAGGCCTTTCTGGGCAAGACGGTCGTACTTTATTTCTACCCGAAGGACAACACGCCGGGTTGTACCACCGAAGCGATGCAGTTCCGCGATCACCACAAGGAATTCACCAATGCCGGCGCAGTGGTATTCGGGGTTTCGCGCGACAACATGGCGTCGCACGACAAGTTCAAGCAGAACCTCGAACTGCCCTTCGAGCTGATTGCCGACACCGAAGAAAAGCTCTGCCACATGTTCGGCGTGGTCAAGAACAAGATCATGTACGGCAAGAAGGTCAAGGGGATCGAACGCTCGACCTTCCTGATCGACACCGAAGGCGTGCTGCGCGCCGAGTGGCGCGGCCTCAAGGTGGCCGGTCACGTCGAAGAAGTGCTGAAGGCGGTGCAGGAACTCAAGAGCCCGGCCTGACCCTGGCTGCGACAGCGCCTTGACACGGCACCGGATGGAGCGTCAGGCCGCATGCATAATCGGTGCATGCGTTTGACTACCGAGCCGCATGAATCCAAAAAGCCGAACAGCTTGCTGTCCGGCTTTTTCTTTTTTGGCCGTCAACGACCTGCCTGCACACCGCTGGCGGTCGCATCCTCAGACTGAACTCATCGATGCCTCTGCCCAAACCCCCTGCCAAACGTGGCGCCCTGCTGGCCCCGAGTGAATTCGATGTCCAGGCCGCCCCCAAGCCGGCGCGCCGCACTACCAAGGCGGTCAGCGCAGATCGCGCACTGCTCGAG
This portion of the Leptothrix cholodnii SP-6 genome encodes:
- a CDS encoding homoserine dehydrogenase, with the translated sequence MKPIQVGLLGIGTVGSGTFNVLARNQEEIRRRAGRGIEITMVADLNVERAREIVGDAVQVVADAREVIANPEIDIVIELIGGYGIARALVLEAIAAGKHVVTANKALLAVHGTEIFAAAREKGVIVAFEAAVAGGIPIIKALREGLTANRIQWIAGIINGTTNFILSEMRDKGLDFDVVLKQAQALGYAEADPTFDIEGVDAAHKATLMSALAFGIPVQFDRAHIEGITKLGAADIRYAEQLGYRIKLLGIAKRQADGGGIELRVHPTLVPSKRLIANVEGAMNAVMVQGDAVGTTLYYGKGAGSEPTASAVIADLVDITRLHTADPDHRVPHLAFQPDELHATPIVGIDAVRTAFYLRLRVADQKGVLAAITRILAESDISIDAVLQRESAEGENQTDVIILTHETVEGRMRAALAQMQALPTVLAPIVSIRKEELA
- a CDS encoding pyridoxal phosphate-dependent aminotransferase; protein product: MLKTVAKSSKLANVCYDIRGPVLEKARQMEEEGHKIIKLNIGNLAVFGLEPPDEIVQDMIRNMPHAAGYTDSKGLFAPRKSVVHYTQEKGVKGVTVDDVYLGNGASELIAMSMNALLDDGDEVLIPSPDYPLYTAVVALSGGKPVHYMCDEQAEWMPDIADIRRKITPNTRAIVVINPNNPTGALYPDSVLLELIEVARQHQLIIFADEIYDKTLYDGHTHTSIAALADDVLILTFNGLSKNYRSCGYRAGWMVVSGDKRHARDYIEGLNMLASMRLCANTPGQLAIQTALGGYQSIKDLVVPTGRLCRQRDLAHKLLSEIPGVTCVKPKAALYMFPRLDPKMYPIADDQQFAYELLAEEKVLIVQGTGFNWPTPDHFRLVFLPNSDDLTDAVSRIARFLDHYRKRHSA
- a CDS encoding Mth938-like domain-containing protein, whose product is MKFQPDRIEGVNVITGYTSASINVNAQPWDCSVIVPFQGDILAWPCARFDELAESHFEPLLALRPELVIVGSGRQHRFVPPVLVRALIAKGIGVESMDTQAACRTYNILAGESRRVVAALLLD
- a CDS encoding peroxiredoxin — protein: MTPALNKSLPDLEANATGGIKFTPQAFLGKTVVLYFYPKDNTPGCTTEAMQFRDHHKEFTNAGAVVFGVSRDNMASHDKFKQNLELPFELIADTEEKLCHMFGVVKNKIMYGKKVKGIERSTFLIDTEGVLRAEWRGLKVAGHVEEVLKAVQELKSPA